In a genomic window of Coregonus clupeaformis isolate EN_2021a chromosome 27, ASM2061545v1, whole genome shotgun sequence:
- the LOC123481996 gene encoding proline-rich proteoglycan 2-like — MCIQVSGPPGCPPGGPIPPSGGLLGARPGMIPLQRPPVHSPGPVLPPPHMQRFPPPHGGPHGPHPPRGPPHHNMPPQMMPPHRGPHPPMMHHDGPPPPPGGPGGFGMGMPPSHPMRGPFPPHGPLPGGPPPPFMRGGPRGPEGPEEMEGRGPFRGERPGFRDRDPDRDWERERTL, encoded by the exons ATGT GTATCCAGGTGTCTGGTCCTCCAGGGTGCCCACCAGGCGGTCCCATCCCACCGTCTGGAGGTCTTCTTGGGGCTCGTCCCGGCATGATCCCCCTCCAGCGCCCCCCAGTCCACTCTCCTGGTCCGGTCCTCCCCCCACCTCACATGCAGCGCTTCCCTCCTCCCCACGGTGGCCCACATGGCCCCCACCCGCCTCGGGGCCCCCCCCACCACAACATGCCACCCCAGATGATGCCCCCCCACAGGGGTCCCCACCCCCCCATGATGCACCACGATGGCCCCCCTCCGCCGCCCGGCGGCCCAGGAGGGTTTGGGATGGGCATGCCCCCTTCCCACCCCATGAGGGGTCCCTTCCCTCCCCACGGGCCCCTCCCTGGGGGGCCCCCACCACCGTTCATGAGGGGGGGGCCTCGAGGGCCAGAGGGgccagaggagatggaggggagggggcCGTTCAGGGGGGAGAGGCCTGGGTTTAGGGACAGAGATCcagacagggactgggagagggagag AACCCTCTAA